In Paracoccus aminophilus JCM 7686, a single window of DNA contains:
- a CDS encoding lipocalin family protein, whose product MVRLKCLAIAALFALPGSLASAERYQYSNSIYELPKGWGVYRATEAYQLLGRSGATSCEQCDFLIARSAPAKGELTDFLAQNAPHLLDPGKDETLTLLEPPKLIKDGGWTYAFAMARVSDDDFLFLLATKAGDRYEMIALRAPSGNQATVKEAAEIFQSTGLGLASSMRYVSEGAVPLMPPATPGRLDGLWSGTSMNSVLGLDGMLRMEASTRHLVFWGNGYFYDGTPPDGLALPAPATLREPIDTRIGTYRISGDKLDLTFADGTTGQLTLNQNTMADGSRTLYPMKLLPDGSTISGSISDFYFMGFTPGTIGGGVSSSSFFAYKKDGTYSGSSSGGASATFTNGSGDTTGGFASGSQAKRGGTYEIRDGLLISHPADGSAAIKALIYKNGDSIYIGDSALSTD is encoded by the coding sequence ATGGTCAGGCTGAAATGTCTCGCGATTGCTGCGCTCTTTGCCCTGCCCGGCTCGCTCGCAAGCGCGGAACGCTATCAATACAGCAACAGCATTTACGAGCTGCCGAAAGGCTGGGGCGTCTATCGCGCGACCGAAGCCTATCAACTGCTCGGCAGGTCCGGGGCAACCTCTTGCGAGCAATGCGATTTCCTGATCGCGCGCTCGGCCCCGGCAAAGGGCGAGCTCACCGATTTTCTCGCGCAGAACGCCCCCCATCTGCTCGACCCCGGCAAGGACGAGACCCTGACCCTGCTCGAACCGCCAAAGCTGATCAAGGACGGGGGCTGGACCTATGCCTTTGCCATGGCGCGCGTGAGCGATGACGATTTCCTTTTTCTCCTCGCGACCAAGGCCGGGGACCGCTACGAGATGATCGCGCTGCGCGCACCTTCGGGAAATCAGGCCACGGTGAAGGAAGCGGCCGAGATCTTCCAGAGCACGGGGCTCGGGCTTGCCTCGTCGATGCGCTACGTCTCGGAGGGGGCGGTGCCGCTGATGCCGCCAGCCACGCCCGGAAGACTGGATGGCCTTTGGTCGGGCACCAGCATGAATTCGGTTCTGGGGCTCGACGGGATGCTTCGGATGGAGGCCTCGACCCGTCACTTGGTCTTTTGGGGGAACGGCTATTTCTATGATGGCACGCCCCCGGATGGGCTGGCCCTGCCCGCCCCCGCCACTTTGCGCGAGCCGATCGACACGCGGATTGGCACCTATCGCATCAGCGGCGATAAGCTCGATCTGACCTTTGCCGATGGCACGACAGGCCAGCTGACCCTGAACCAGAACACGATGGCCGACGGGTCTCGGACGCTTTACCCGATGAAGCTTCTGCCGGATGGCTCGACCATCAGCGGCTCGATTTCCGACTTCTACTTCATGGGCTTCACGCCCGGCACCATTGGCGGCGGCGTGTCGAGCTCGTCCTTTTTCGCCTATAAGAAGGACGGCACCTATTCGGGCTCCAGCTCGGGCGGGGCGAGCGCCACCTTCACTAATGGCTCGGGTGATACGACCGGAGGCTTTGCCTCTGGCAGCCAGGCCAAGCGCGGCGGCACCTATGAGATCCGCGACGGGTTGTTGATCTCGCATCCCGCGGATGGCTCGGCCGCGATAAAAGCGCTGATCTACAAGAACGGCGATTCCATCTACATCGGCGACAGCGCCCTTTCCACGGACTGA